From Trichoderma atroviride chromosome 1, complete sequence, one genomic window encodes:
- a CDS encoding uncharacterized protein (EggNog:ENOG41), which translates to MANRNVPGISSPHQSSSSPGPLAGITGSGSVRSRNRRPPNGSSRTNSESLLGNHDENTSRLAQDAKGKQSSPSLGQVFGGSWAQSWSSVQGLAASLLSGTESPGDMPQPRPHPQPEDNFASSLWNRVPSSAGGNASASFKAMGSSSLPSQRAANRVATGSSDHREAALKTAKRASVLENNQGFGGGIDITGRYKRRTSDEITSEISQPEEYLVYIHKILPTDTYAGIILRYKCLEDAFRKANGLWSRDSIQIRKWVIIPVDTCEVRGRPCDPPLSSQQRNAIEVPPATSSEVFGSVTPENTSFSNLEPFSERARPEDESTEKEAVPWSHVKWVKIDSLPEPVEIGRIARQKMGYFPPRRKKTGRTVSFSSSPRQSLETSAYGADQVDQPLSRRQSSIGDRPTLLERRQSTHSHGDDDVLGARPAWMRRPGGVGSMSRSVRAPGPDKDYFNSWAKKHLPGLHMDDIPSMSVMGSEMARIGFDRDLAGIVEGSFEEGGDTTSPLHQNNGLDKAAAAVETWLRTAWSKRHMAPLIGSSSSRPGSSSGQDIGDLIELMNTPGAEDTPRPNIFDSQVPPSSLGSKADDGSSIKR; encoded by the coding sequence ATGGCCAACCGCAATGTTCCTGGAATATCGTCGCCGCATCaatcctcatcctctccggGGCCCTTGGCTGGAATCACGGGTTCTGGGTCGGTTCGGTCGCGCAATCGCCGTCCTCCTAATGGCAGCAGCCGTACCAACTCCGAAAGTCTGCTAGGGAACCATGACGAAAACACATCTCGGCTGGCTCAGGAtgccaaaggcaaacaaaGCTCGCCCAGCCTGGGACAGGTCTTTGGTGGCTCCTGGGCGCAGAGCTGGTCATCAGTCCAAGGTCTtgctgcctctcttctctctggCACAGAAAGTCCGGGCGACATGCCCCAGCCGCGACCGCATCCTCAACCGGAGGACAACTTTGCCTCGTCCCTTTGGAACCGAGTCCCGTCAagcgccggcggcaacgCCAGCGCGAGTTTCAAAGCAATGGGCTCCTCCAGTTTACCCAGCCAAAGGGCGGCCAACAGAGTTGCGACTGGATCATCAGACCACCGAGAGGCCGCACTGAAAACTGCCAAGAGAGCAAGCGTTTTGGAAAACAATCAAGGATTTGGTGGAGGAATAGACATCACAGGAAGGTATAAGCGCCGAACCTCGGACGAAATTACCTCAGAGATCTCGCAACCGGAAGAATATCTTGTGTACATTCACAAAATCCTGCCAACCGATACATATGCCGGGATCATCCTCCGATATAAGTGCTTGGAGGATGCGTTCAGGAAGGCCAATGGGCTCTGGTCCAGGGACAGCATACAAATCCGAAAATGGGTCATTATTCCCGTCGACACCTGCGAGGTACGGGGACGTCCTTGTGATCCGCCGCTCAGCAGTCAACAACGTAATGCTATAGAAGTTCCTCCAGCGACGTCATCGGAGGTGTTTGGATCAGTGACACCGGAAAATACGTCCTTTAGCAATCTCGAACCATTCAGCGAAAGAGCCAGACCGGAAGATGAGAGCACAGAAAAAGAGGCCGTGCCCTGGTCGCACGTCAAATGGGTCAAGATAGACTCGCTGCCTGAGCCAGTGGAAATTGGGCGCATCGCGCGTCAGAAAATGGGCTACTTCCCACCGCGGAGGAAAAAGACTGGCAGGaccgtttctttttcatcatcgccacGGCAGAGCCTTGAGACTTCGGCTTATGGTGCGGACCAGGTGGATCAGCCATTGTCTAGGCGACAGAGCTCGATAGGCGACCGGCCAACACTACTCGAAAGACGTCAATCCACCCACagccatggagatgatgatgtgcTAGGTGCGAGGCCAGCTTGGATGCGCCGCCCTGGCGGCGTCGGCTCTATGAGTAGAAGTGTTCGAGCTCCCGGCCCAGACAAAGACTACTTCAATTCGTGGGCTAAGAAACATCTCCCCGGCCTTCACATGGACGACATACCGTCCATGTCTGTAATGGGATCAGAAATGGCGCGCATTGGATTTGATCGCGATCTTGCAGGGATCGTAGAGGGCTCTTTCGAAGAGGGGGGAGATACAACGTCGCCTCTCCATCAGAACAATGGCCTCGACaaagccgcagccgcagttgAGACCTGGCTTCGAACCGCCTGGTCCAAACGCCACATGGCTCCGTTGATTGGTAGCTCATCATCACGACCGGGAAGCTCAAGCGGGCAGGATATTGGAGATTTGATAGAGTTGATGAACACTCCAGGTGCTGAGGACACTCCGCGCCCCAACATATTTGATTCACAGGTACCCCCGTCATCACTTGGAAGTAAGGCAGATGACGGTTCTAGCATAAAGCGATGA